The Diabrotica undecimpunctata isolate CICGRU chromosome 3, icDiaUnde3, whole genome shotgun sequence genome includes the window TGAAAACGTCTTTGTAGTTTATCTTTAAAAAGATCTTATTATAAAAACTAAAGAGATTAAAATGttctttattacaaaaattaaaaaatatatagtttttctggtcatttacaaaaattaaatcgCGCATTGCAAAAAAATTCATATTCGAAAATCGCCCCCAACTAAACGTCAAATTAATTTTTCATAATCTGTAGTTTAttcttaaaaaactaaaattttattacacaaaaactatttattacaaactaaacttaaattctacaattaaaaactttctTAACAGCGGATAGACaatggtttttctttttattttctgttttcatCGGTTTTTTCTTGAGTACCTCCAAACTGTGTTTTAAATTTACAGATTTCCTGGTGATCTTCTTGGAAACATTAGCTGCAAATACTCTTTTGCTATCCTCTCTGGAAATAATTATTGATTTTGCCGGATTCCGGATAATTTCTTCGGCCTGGCGTCTTTCAATCTCCAAAGCATCCCGGAGATTATTTCTTAATACGCTGTCACCAAGACAAATACTCTTGAATCTGGGATCAGATCTTGCAGTTGCCAATAAAGACA containing:
- the LOC140436529 gene encoding uncharacterized protein; its protein translation is MFRLLPVIAASCFQLTALPMEMWSNILRLLDPLSLLATARSDPRFKSICLGDSVLRNNLRDALEIERRQAEEIIRNPAKSIIISREDSKRVFAANVSKKITRKSVNLKHSLEVLKKKPMKTENKKKNHCLSAVKKVFNCRI